The following are from one region of the Camelus dromedarius isolate mCamDro1 chromosome 16, mCamDro1.pat, whole genome shotgun sequence genome:
- the RAB37 gene encoding ras-related protein Rab-37 isoform X1 — protein sequence MTGTPGAAATQDGEGPERSPPCSPSYDLTGKVMLLGDSGVGKTCFLIQFKDGAFLSGTFIATVGIDFRNKVVTVDGVKVKLQIWDTAGQERFRSVTHAYYRDAQALLLLYDITNKSSFDNIRAWLTEIHEYAQRDVVIMLLGNKADVSSERVIRSEEGEMLAREYGVPFMETSAKTGMNVELAFLAIAKELKYRAGRQADEPSFQIRDYVESQKRRPSCCSFL from the exons ATGACGGGCACGCCTGGCGCCGCAGCCACCCAGGATGGCGAGGGCCCGGAGCGCTCCCCACCCTGCAGTCCGAGCTACGATCTCACGGGCAAG GTGATGCTTCTGGGAGACTCAGGCGTCGGCAAAACCTGTTTCCTGATCCAATTCAAAGACGGGGCCTTCCTGTCCGGGACCTTCATAGCCACCGTCGGCATAGACTTCAGG AACAAGGTGGTAACCGTGGATGGTGTGAAAGTAAAGCTGCAG ATCTGGGACACCGCAGGGCAGGAGCGGTTCCGCAGTGTCACCCATGCTTATTACCGAGATGCCCAGG CCTTGCTCCTGCTGTATGACATTACCAACAAGTCTTCTTTCGACAACATCCGG GCCTGGCTCACTGAGATTCATGAGTACGCCCAGAGGGATGTGGTGATCATGCTCCTAGGCAACAAG GCGGATGTGAGCAGTGAAAGGGTGATCCGTTCAGAAGAAGGAGAGATGCTGGCCAGG GAGTACGGAGTTCCCTTCATGGAGACCAGCGCCAAGACAGGCATGAATGTGGAGTTGGCCTTTCTGGCCATTGCCAA gGAGCTGAAATATAGAGCCGGGCGGCAGGCTGATGAACCCAGCTTCCAGATCCGAGACTACGTGGAATCCCAGAAGCGGCGGCCCAGCTGCTGCTCCTTCTTATGA
- the RAB37 gene encoding ras-related protein Rab-37 isoform X2, producing the protein MTGTPGAAATQDGEGPERSPPCSPSYDLTGKNKVVTVDGVKVKLQIWDTAGQERFRSVTHAYYRDAQALLLLYDITNKSSFDNIRAWLTEIHEYAQRDVVIMLLGNKADVSSERVIRSEEGEMLAREYGVPFMETSAKTGMNVELAFLAIAKELKYRAGRQADEPSFQIRDYVESQKRRPSCCSFL; encoded by the exons ATGACGGGCACGCCTGGCGCCGCAGCCACCCAGGATGGCGAGGGCCCGGAGCGCTCCCCACCCTGCAGTCCGAGCTACGATCTCACGGGCAAG AACAAGGTGGTAACCGTGGATGGTGTGAAAGTAAAGCTGCAG ATCTGGGACACCGCAGGGCAGGAGCGGTTCCGCAGTGTCACCCATGCTTATTACCGAGATGCCCAGG CCTTGCTCCTGCTGTATGACATTACCAACAAGTCTTCTTTCGACAACATCCGG GCCTGGCTCACTGAGATTCATGAGTACGCCCAGAGGGATGTGGTGATCATGCTCCTAGGCAACAAG GCGGATGTGAGCAGTGAAAGGGTGATCCGTTCAGAAGAAGGAGAGATGCTGGCCAGG GAGTACGGAGTTCCCTTCATGGAGACCAGCGCCAAGACAGGCATGAATGTGGAGTTGGCCTTTCTGGCCATTGCCAA gGAGCTGAAATATAGAGCCGGGCGGCAGGCTGATGAACCCAGCTTCCAGATCCGAGACTACGTGGAATCCCAGAAGCGGCGGCCCAGCTGCTGCTCCTTCTTATGA